The following coding sequences lie in one Fusarium poae strain DAOMC 252244 chromosome 1, whole genome shotgun sequence genomic window:
- a CDS encoding hypothetical protein (BUSCO:21288at5125), with translation MPDIDPAALSRPSVSLSTPILSNKTLAGSVPGAPKIAKSSQIIPARIDLEPLYTALKVAIGNEKWAIYKESTSEFLTGRLNQAEYSERVDPILAGPGDKEHLHNNLIAAIYGNVTREMPDQGLAPWVSANDKPAATTGTKPVSGDAAERRLKGDVMQLPTRDRRRIKDLVQNDVGIPKLSMFRSLTGSKWDPHESISNVFADSHRKPSTVTVSDATPTVGGINNMNFDLEIRKRYAQPLAIESGEFPDINMISGRMLPSCYEAGLVNGHTADAPQFMSVAVETFIKEVLTQVFSRTRSNGPGDTGSAGFGVGTTWIQTHKYKRQLEYEEEAAMRGEITRDKGGLLPIESRAASERGPLGMSDLRLSLEMADSGMAQFPVLMTQVVYSYREGELENWDDYTWVYDQAPRDYAHEKHGLDVNGGRVYELQNGHPDSMDIDTETWWEGADSQDTDMLDNVLDSCLAAS, from the exons ATGCCAGACATCGACCCCGCGGCTTTGAGCCGTCCATCCGTCAGCCTCTCGACTCCTATTCTATCCAACAAGACTCTTGCAGGCTCTGTACCCGGTGCGCCAAAGATCGCAAAGTCCAGCCAAATTATTCCGGCCCGAATCGATTTGGAACCGCTATATACTGCACTCAAAGTCGCTATTGGCAATGAGAAATGGGCAATATATAAGGAATCAACTAGCGAGTTCTTAACAG GACGCCTCAATCAAGCTGAATACTCGGAGAGAGTAGACCCCATTCTCGCTGGCCCAGGCGACAAAGAACATTTACACAACAACCTCATCGCTGCGATCTATGGAAATGTCACTCGAGAAATGCCCGACCAGGGGCTGGCGCCTTGGGTTAGCGCCAACGATAAACCTGCAGCGACGACAGGAACCAAGCCAGTATCAGGCGATGCAGCAGAACGGAGGTTGAAGGGAGATGTTATGCAATTACCAACAAGGGATCGAAGGCGTATAAAGGATCTTGTGCAAAACGATGTTGGTATTCCCAAATTGTCTATGTTTCGATCGCTGACAGGTAGCAAGTGGGACCCGCACGAGAGCATATCGAATGTGTTTGCAGACAGTCACCGCAAGCCTTCCACAGTCACAGTTTCAGATGCCACCCCTACAGTAGGaggcatcaacaacatga ACTTCGACCTAGAGATTCGAAAACGATATGCACAACCACTGGCAATCGAATCTGGCGAATTCCCCGACATCAACATGATCTCCGGCCGAATGCTTCCCTCTTGTTACGAAGCAGGTCTTGTTAATGGTCACACCGCCGATGCCCCACAGTTCATGTCGGTGGCTGTGGAAACTTTTATTAAGGAAGTCCTTACTCAAGTGTTTAGCCGTACGAGGAGCAACGGCCCTGGTGATACTGGCAGCGCAGGGTTTGGTGTTGGAACCACTTGGATCCAGACACACAAGTACAAGCGTCAGTTAGAAtacgaagaagaagctgcGATGCGAGGTGAGATCACCCGGGATAAGGGCGGGCTTCTACCGATCGAATCGCGGGCGGCTAGCGAAAGAGGCCCTCTGGGCATGTCTGATCTTCGCCTCTCGTTAGAAATGGCCGATTCAGGCATGGCACAATTCCCCGTATTAATGACTCAAGTTGTTTACAGCTATCGGGAAGGCGAACTGGAGAACTGGGATGACTACACCTGGGTCTATGACCAAGCACCTCGAGATTATGCCCACGAGAAACATGGTTTGGACGTCAATGGAGGACGTGTCTACGAGCTTCAAAATGGACACCCTGACTCTATGGATATCGACACAGAAACCTGGTGGGAAGGCGCAGACAGCCAGGATACCGATATGCTGGACAACGTCTTGGATTCATGCCTCGCTGCATCATAA
- a CDS encoding hypothetical protein (BUSCO:6830at5125) yields MAPDRITNAIDSLITHIVPSDPNDPDEVAQERHDTCFEIVKSIIDSPASPAISSDVNHASDLIKRKLIQSNPTQALRFSNLYTRLLSLPVLEHKWAILYLLYQLADSPDPNEPLPLSPVKPSAPNYRDAINRDAIKRQGRERATKTSRFEEEQFKEAFQPDGLKKYPPKESKQPGKEGEPRPEPPKRDVSLKSTLLANNYSEIEPPESVILRDLPFTLQGLSSTTLPFSKSDIIKLPSTLPLPIVSLLHTLAEPSLLYRGLDGFCKTPAKGLLGQSLRAAIHGELKSYLSLIATLESQIRRALASLNDDAPREGIGKAGVTLKRCVVWTREATMGLRLMSLIAEESEKKRGGQLVSLIHSFSSSHGDPVVAAFAERLLSSFTRPFYDILRHWIYDGELSDPFQEFFVREQSPDKDTSKAKGAGNVWEDKYEIDTDMIPSILTQDFAQKVFLIGKSLNFIRHSCGDAMWVEDYSKAASKELRYGDTATLEAWIDEAHKTTMKRLIDLMANKFHLFKHLQALKNYILLGQGDFIALLMESLAANLDRPAGAQYRHTLTAQLEHAIRGSNAQYDSPEVLRRLDARMLQLSHGDIGWDCFTLEYKIDAPVDVVVTEWGNRQYLKVFNFLWRIKRVEFAVLSTWRKCMTGARGVLQNSDPAVSQTWKSTRGVLAEMIHFVGQLQYYILFEVIESSWGELQKRIHKEDCTLDDLIKAHTRYLNDITHKGLLGAKRRNHSSDEDDRTTYMMQLGEILRFMLNYRDSVDGLYSWSVSDFTQRQEADVRSTTRHTDDHDGLDTPTAGSGAVTSEFPVLQERLRHLGASFRTRVQILLGDLAYQPDVDMRFLGVAMNFNDVYQPTRRKSKAAPGTAATARSASTNKG; encoded by the exons ATGGCCCCCGACCGCATCACCAACGCTATTGACAGTTTGATAACCCACATTGTGCCCAGTGATCCCAATGATCCTGATGAAGTTGCACAAGAACGTCATGATACTTGCTTTGAAATTGTCAAGTCTATAATAGACAG TCCAGCCTCCCCCGCTATTTCTTCCGATGTCAACCATGCCTCCGATCTTATAAAACGAAAGCTTATCCAGAGCAACCCTACGCAAGCCCTTCGCTTCTCTAACCTCTACACACGATTGCTATCACTGCCAGTGTTGGAGCACAAATGGGCAATACTATACCTCCTCTACCAGCTCGCTGATTCTCCAGATCCCAACGAACCCCTCCCGTTGAGCCCTGTAAAGCCATCGGCGCCCAACTACAGAGATGCTATCAATCGTGACGCTATAAAACGGCAAGGCCGAGAACGTGCCACCAAGACGTCTAGGTTCGAGGAGGAACAGTTCAAAGAGGCTTTTCAACCAGATGGACTCAAGAAATATCCACCAAAAGAGAGCAAACAGCCGGGTAAAGAAGGGGAACCGCGCCCCGAGCCGCCAAAAAGAGACGTCTCTCTGAAATCGACACTATTGGCGAATAACTATTCAGAGATAGAGCCTCCGGAGTCCGTCATTCTCAGAGATTTGCCATTCACTTTGCAAGGACTCTCATCTACCACACTTCCCTTCTCCAAATCAGACATTATCAAATTACCATCAACACTTCCATTACCAATTGTGTCCCTACTCCATACTCTAGCAGAGCCGTCATTACTCTATCGCGGTCTTGACGGCTTTTGCAAGACTCCTGCTAAAGGACTACTCGGTCAAAGCCTGAGAGCAGCCATTCACGGGGAACTCAAATCTTACTTGAGTTTGATTGCGACGCTCGAAAGTCAAATTCGAAGAGCCCTAGCATCGCTTAATGACGATGCGCCAAGAGAAGGTATTGGAAAAGCCGGGGTCACGCTCAAGCGATGCGTGGTATGGACTCGCGAGGCAACAATGGGCCTCAGGCTCATGAGTCTAATAGCTGAAGAAtcagagaagaaaagaggtgGGCAACTTGTGTCTCTTATTCACAGCTTTTCATCCTCTCATGGGGATCCCGTTGTTGCTGCTTTTGCTGAAAGGCTGCTGTCAAGTTTTACGCGGCCCTTTTATGACATTTTACGACACTGGATATACGATGGTGAACTGTCTGATCCCTTTCAGGAGTTCTTCGTCAGAGAGCAGTCTCCCGACAAGGACACATCTAAAGCTAAGGGCGCAGGTAATGTTTGGGAAGACAAGTATGAAATCGACACAGACATGATTCCCAGCATTCTCACCCAGGACTTTGCCCAGAAGGTTTTCTTGATCGGAAAATCTCTCAACTTTATTAGGCATAGCTGCGGTGATGCTATGTGGGTGGAGGACTATTCCAAGGCTGCTTCCAAGGAGTTGAGGTATGGCGATACGGCCACCCTAGAAGCTTGGATCGACGAGGCACACAAGACCACTATGAAACGCCTGATCGACTTGATGGCCAATAAATTCCACCTGTTCAAGCATCTCCAGGCGTTGAAGAACTATATCCTCTTAGGTCAGGGAGATTTTATCGCCCTCTTGATGGAATCCCTGGCTGCCAATCTTGATCGCCCCGCTGGTGCACAGTACAGACATACCTTGACGGCCCAACTCGAGCATGCTATCCGAGGATCAAACGCACAATACGATTCTCCTGAGGTTTTACGCCGTCTCGATGCCCGTATGCTGCAGCTATCACATGGTGACATTGGCTGGGACTGTTTCACTCTTGAATATAAAATCGATGCGCCCGTCGATGTCGTCGTGACAGAATGGGGCAACAGACAATATCTCAAAGTATTCAATTTCCTCTGGCGTATTAAGCGAGTTGAATTTGCTGTGCTATCGACCTGGCGGAAGTGCATGACGGGTGCTCGTGGTGTCCTACAGAATTCGGATCCTGCAGTCTCCCAGACGTGGAAATCCACACGGGGCGTCCTCGCCGAGATGATTCACTTCGTGGGCCAGCTGCAGTACTACATTCTCTTCGAGGTTATTGAGTCTTCGTGGGGCGAACTTCAGAAGCGGATTCACAAGGAAGACTGTACGTTGGACGACCTTATCAAGGCACACACACGATACCTCAACGACATCACTCACAAAGGCCTCCTCGGGGCCAAGCGACGTAACCATAGTTCTGACGAAGATGACCGCACGACATACATGATGCAGCTCGGTGAGATTCTTCGCTTCATGCTCAACTACCGAGACTCGGTCGATGGACTTTATAGCTGGAGTGTGTCAGATTTCACACAGCGCCAAGAGGCTGATGTGCGAAGCACTACACGGCATACAGACGATCATGATGGCCTCGATACCCCTACAGCAGGCTCTGGTGCTGTTACATCCGAGTTCCCAGTCCTTCAAGAGCGCCTACGACACCTGGGTGCATCGTTCCGAACGCGCGTTCAGATTCTCCTTGGCGATCTGGCGTATCAACCTGATGTTGACATGCGATTCCTAGGAGTAGCAATGAACTTCAACGATGTTTATCAGCCAACACGAAGAAAATCTAAGGCGGCCCCGGGCACAGCTGCAACGGCAAGAAGTGCTTCGACGAATAAGGGTTAA
- a CDS encoding hypothetical protein (BUSCO:31943at5125) yields the protein MPRATRRNQAAPAVNQSITSFARVSKIHAPTDGAKKVIAGIQPTGATRKRKAAADEQDDHPRTKPRTSSFAPSSEDEISTPVKRSLRGKESVISSVSRATTSVSKGKRTAKTTPSRTKIAHKPVGSTPLSESKRQGKTVQTKLDGIFKKLNKPTADKDALPTHFAELIDIHKAFVKTVMIQLAHNGNNSPIDIRALAPHISQSWGKRQVTIEDIRRCIAIQSSVKHDVHSPFIITDYGRGKICVERSSADMAPVNEERLLRQFDINLRALGTERSADAMDIDLPLNNLSLDELPQVDIKNMGSGINANPLLDRGQRALSELKNSVATKQHEKAAKQTAMSNNPLLNTDGTKMSLLDRLRLKQLAKANEPLPPSGPELQRRAALNRVCDVAATISMLTLSNPMSLPRQAFTMAVILEKLKDSLRMPVSKEEGAACVRLIASDVAPEWLRVVTIGGRENVVVQRNNQPVDRVLQERVQKLLG from the coding sequence ATGCCTCGAGCAACCAGGCGCAACCAGGCTGCACCTGCTGTCAACCAATCTATCACTAGCTTTGCTCGCGTATCAAAAATTCATGCTCCCACAGATGGTGCTAAGAAAGTCATCGCCGGAATCCAACCAACAGGAGCCACCAGGAAACGAAAAGCGGCTGCAGACGAACAAGACGATCATCCTAGGACAAAACCTCGAACCTCCTCTTTCGCTCCTAGTAGCGAAGATGAAATTTCTACGCCTGTCAAACGCTCACTTCGAGGTAAGGAGTCAGTAATCAGCTCAGTGTCAAGAGCGACGACGTCAGTGTCGAAAGGCAAACGAACAGCCAAGACAACCCCCTCAAGGACCAAAATCGCCCATAAACCTGTTGGATCTACACCCCTTTCCGAAAGCAAGAGACAAGGGAAAACAGTACAGACCAAACTTGACGGTATTTTTAAGAAGCTGAACAAACCCACCGCGGATAAGGATGCTTTGCCTACACATTTCGCTGAGCTCATCGACATACACAAAGCATTTGTCAAGACTGTCATGATACAACTTGCCCATAATGGAAACAACTCCCCTATCGACATTCGTGCGCTCGCTCCCCACATCTCACAGTCCTGGGGGAAGCGCCAGGTCACTATCGAGGACATTCGTCGCTGTATCGCGATTCAAAGTTCAGTCAAGCACGATGTTCATTCGCCATTCATTATTACAGACTATGGGCGGGGAAAGATCTGCGTCGAACGTTCTTCTGCTGATATGGCACCTGTCAACGAAGAACGGCTATTGAGGCAGTTTGACATCAACCTACGAGCATTGGGCACCGAACGCTCTGCTGACGCTATGGATATCGACCTGCCATTGAATAATCTTTCATTGGACGAGCTCCCTCAGGttgatataaagaatatGGGCAGCGGAATAAATGCAAACCCTCTTCTCGACAGAGGACAACGTGCGCTCTCGGAGCTCAAGAATAGTGTCGCGACGAAGCAGCATGAGAAGGCAGCCAAACAAACCGCCATGTCCAACAACCCTCTTCTTAATACAGACGGAACCAAGATGAGCCTTCTGGATAGACTCCGGCTAAAACAGCTGGCCAAAGCCAACGAGCCACTTCCTCCGTCAGGACCCGAGCTCCAGCGCCGTGCAGCCCTCAACCGTGTTTGCGACGTCGCAGCCACTATTTCCATGTTGACACTGTCTAACCCAATGTCACTACCACGACAGGCATTTACAATGGCAGTGATTCTCGAGAAACTCAAGGATTCTCTCCGAATGCCAGTATCCAAGGAAGAGGGCGCAGCTTGTGTGCGGCTGATTGCAAGCGATGTCGCGCCCGAGTGGCTGCGTGTTGTCACTATCGGAGGCAGAGAAAATGTAGTTGTTCAACGCAACAACCAACCTGTTGACCGAGTACTACAAGAGCGTGTACAGAAGCTCCTTGGCTAA
- a CDS encoding hypothetical protein (TransMembrane:12 (i85-109o121-140i152-171o177-199i211-236o242-261i300-321o341-362i382-403o409-432i453-470o476-497i)), which yields MKTSQQDPHDEASSMATVTDDAEISLQIMASNPNPVTEIINRATPHISGPDAFEPVATIEAPKGEESYREAGDEIFDTVSRGRKIAIVAVLSFGAFLSPISSTSVLAATPEVASTYNTSGSITNVSNAAYMIVMALSPLFWGPMSQVYGRRVVALSSSAIFFLLSLATALAPNLASFMVFRAASAFGGTAFILIGPTCIGDIYRPTERVAAMGWFLTGTLVGPAFGPFLGGIIVTYSSWRSIFWLQTALAAAGCLGVYFVVSETSHHLKINDLKTLSGKKRTLTILGMISPMRVLHLFRYPNIALVAGGSASLTWNMYSLLTSIRYVLNPRFNLKSPLPPGLFYLAPGFGYLAGTFAGGHWADYTVKRWIKKRDVRVPEDRLRSTVPSMGVIIPGGMLVYGWTVDQEAGGIPVPVIAMFVQGVAQLFCFPSYNTYCLDVMPDQGAEVAATKFFARYLVGCVASAVVLPAIEALGIGWFSTISAAYLITSALATMAAIRWGKCWRERMEGKLENSREK from the exons ATGAAGACCTCGCAACAAGATCCGCATGATGAAGCATCTTCGATGGCAACAGTCACCGATGATGCAGAAATCTCACTACAGATCATGGCATCGAACCCGAACCCAGTTACAGAAATCATCAACCGAGCAACGCCACACATATCTGGTCCCGATGCTTTCGAGCCAGTTGCAACGATCGAAGCCCCAAAAGGTGAAGAGTCTTACAGGGAAGCTGGCGACGAGATCTTTGATACGGTATCTCGAGGACGAAAGATAGCTATAGTCGCAGTCTTGTCGTTTGGGGCGTTCTTATCGCCCATATCGAGTACATCCGTGTTGGCAGCAACACCAGAGGTTGCGTCGACTTACAACACGTCCGGTAGTATTACCAATGTGAGCAACGCAGCATATATGATCGTCATGGCCTTGTCTCCTCTGTTCTGGGGGCCCATGAGTCAAGTGTATGGAAGACGTGTT GTAGCTTTATCCTCATCAGCTATATTCTTTCTGCTTAGTTTGGCGACCGCACTGGCTCCTAACCTCGCGTCATTCATGGTATTTCGGGCAGCTTCTGCGTTTGGCGGAACGGCGTTTATTCTCATTGGACCAACATGCATTGG TGATATATACCGCCCTACAGAGCGCGTTGCAGCCATGGGCTGGTTTCTGACGGGAACCCTTGTTGGTCCCGCCTTTGGACCATTCCTGGGTGGTATAATTGTAACGTATTCGTCCTGGAGGAGCATTTTCTGGTTACAGACAGCACTGGCTGCAGCTGGATGTCTGGGCGTCTATTTCGTTGTGTCCGAAACATCTCACCACCTCAAGATTAATGATCTGAAAACTCTTTCGGGTAAAAAGAGGACACTCACGATCCTGGGCATGATCAGTCCGATGAGAGTACTGCATCTATTTCGATATCCCAATATTGCCTTGGTGGCTGGCGGCAGCGCATCCTTGACATGGAACATGTACAGCCTTCTTACATCGATTCGATACGTTTTAAACCCACGCTTCAACCTCAAGTCTCCGCTGCCCCCGGGTCTCTTTTACCTGGCGCCAGGCTTCGGCTATTTGGCTGGAACATTCGCAGGGGGTCATTGGGCAGACTACACTGTGAAGAGATGGATCAAGAAGCGTGATGTTCGTGTTCCTGAAGATCGACTTCGATCTACGGTGCCTTCTATGGGTGTAATCATTCCGGGAGGCATGCTGGTCTATGGCTGGACTGTGGACCAAGAGGCTGGTGGCATCCCGGTTCCAGTCATCGCCATGTTTGTGCAGGGCGTTGCGCAGCTGTTTTGTTTCCCGTCGTACAACACGTACTGCCTCGATGTGATGCCTGACCAAGGAGCTGAAGTGGCCGCAACGAAATTCTTTGCAAGATATCTAGTCGGATGCGTGGCATCAGCGGTAGTTCTACCAGCAATTGAGGCACTCGGCATTGGGTGGTTTTCCACCATATCAGCAGCGTACTTGATAACCTCAGCTCTGGCAACTATGGCTGCGATTCGATGGGGGAAGTGTTGGAGAGAAAGAATGGAGGGAAAGCTTGAGAATTCGAGGGAGAAATAG
- a CDS encoding hypothetical protein (TransMembrane:1 (i46-65o)~BUSCO:8088at5125) — translation MAARNNNNSRGPSGRKIDPLLPYSIISEKTKKPRLRIRSLLGPCHARRVFTWLLGVAFLITLIFVKSRSSGYSVGKMSGTKTQQPIATATVENSQGETVVMLTGDMDGDGKLETVPENEYVTADEKKEVAAQLEKMPWLRFPHLDGYFHGLRTIVSKANLISEYPNITEKAPLPSPAMNDHVPKPQKYIPYDHDSDVKTCYLDAKKTVPAPDLYAFNGVPQHMPDPAIGSYKLLGIRDDVCFDRFSRYGPYGLGYSRAQGGLDTGLDTEASGNEAVWAETGKINYIDVNWADAQEDCYKANKHRFKQVNADTGELSETSNKKGRIAVVVRTYTGFKWTELAVLNFRALISELSLRSGGEYQVHFLMQVRNIDEPIWSDKWTVQRIINDNVPAEFRGLVSLWSEPQMRLMYPGRFGETIENPSGADIHGIYRSAHFPLQVFAMQHPEYEHYWNWEMDMRYLGSYYEFFDRLGKWAKEQPRTLLWERSARYYIPPYHGTWENFSQTVQHDTLASGRAPIFGPLSFEGKEQLRHDEWGQSMMPASCSSDAPDRSKCGVGEEADIITLNPLFDTEQSGWVFSDDATGYKAPPPRRCAIITASRLSRRLLMSMHEEVWRYHHTMFSEMFPPTVAFHHGMKGVYAPHPIFLDRAWYPFSEIDAAFNAGRDHSTSGPGSPFDQLNEHNHKGTSWYFNSEFAGLLWRRWLGYAQLDGRGKHGGRANEGHERGGKTEEMKDSSSGRLCLRGMLVHPIKFEHPSEKP, via the exons ATGGCCGCCCgcaacaacaataattcGCGAGGCCCCTCGGGCAGGAAAATTGATCCCCTTCTCCCCTACTCCATTATCTCtgaaaagaccaagaagCCAAGACTCAGGATCCGGTCGCTCCTGGGTCCATGCCATGCCCGGCGAGTTTTCACTTGGCTTCTGGGCGTGGCCTTCCTCATCACTCTGATTTTTGTCAAGTCAAGGAGCTCCGGCTACAGTGTCGGAAAGATGAGCGGTACCAAAACTCAACAGCCCATAGCGACAGCTACTGTCGAGAACTCTCAGGGCGAGACTGTTGTCATGCTTACTGGTGACATGGATGGTGACGGAAAGCTCGAAACCGTACCAGAGAACGAGTACGTTACTGCtgacgaaaagaaggaagTTGCTGCGCAGCTTGAGAAAATGCCTTGGTTGAGATTCCCTCA CCTCGACGGTTATTTTCACGGTCTCCGAACCATCGTTAGCAAAGCCAACTTGATTTCGGAATACCCCAACATTACTGAGAAGGCCCCTCTACCTTCTCCGGCCATGAACGACCACGTGCCCAAGCCTCAAAAGTACATCCCTTATGATCATGATAGCGATGTCAAGACTTGCTACCTCGACGCCAAGAAGACCGTCCCCGCCCCGGATCTATATGCTTTCAATGGCGTTCCTCAGCATATGCCTGATCCTGCAATTGGCTCCTACAAGCTTCTCGGCATTCGGGACGATGTGTGCTTCGACCGCTTCAGTCGATACGGACCTTACGGCCTGGGCTATAGCAGAGCTCAAGGTGGTCTGGATACAGGTCTGGATACTGAGGCATCTGGAAATGAGGCAGTTTGGGCAGAAACTGGCAAAATCAACTACATTGACGTGAACTGGGCTGATGCTCAGGAAGATTGCTACAAGGCCAACAAGCATCGTTTCAAGCAGGTCAACGCCGACACCGGCGAGCTCTCGGAGACCAGCAACAAGAAAGGGCGTATCGCCGTCGTTGTCCGTACATACACTGGCTTCAAGTGGACTGAACTTGCTGTCCTCAACTTCCGTGCCCTCATTAGCGAGCTTTCGCTACGATCGGGTGGTGAATACCAAGTTCATTTTCTGATGCAGGTACGAAACATCGATGAGCCCATCTGGTCAGACAAGTGGACGGTGCAGCGCATCATCAACGACAATGTTCCCGCCGAGTTTCGAGGCCTGGTTTCGCTTTGGAGCGAGCCCCAAATGAGACTTATGTACCCTGGCCGATTTGGAGAGACAATCGAGAACCCCAGTGGTGCCGATATTCACGGTATCTATCGAAGCGCCCATTTCCCACTCCAGGTTTTCGCCATGCAGCACCCTGAATATGAGCACTACTGGAACTGGGAGATGGATATGAGATACCTCGGCAGTTACTACGAGTTCTTCGACCGCCTTGGTAAGTGGGCTAAGGAGCAGCCTCGAACCCTTCTTTGGGAGCGTAGCGCTCGTTACTACATCCCTCCTTACCACGGAACCTGGGAGAACTTCTCTCAAACTGTTCAGCATGACACGCTGGCCTCTGGTCGCGCTCCCATCTTTGGCCCTCTGTCTTTCGAAGGCAAGGAACAACTACGACACGATGAATGGGGTCAATCCATGATGCCTGCTTCTTGTAGTTCTGACGCTCCTGATCGTTCCAAGTGCGGCGTTGGTGAGGAGGCTGACATCATCACTCTTAACCCGCTGTTCGATACCGAGCAATCCGGTTGGGTTTTCTCAGATGACGCTACCGGCTACAaggctcctcctcctcgacgATGCGCCATCATCACTGCATCTCGTCTCAGTCGTCGTCTCTTGATGTCCATGCATGAGGAAGTCTGGAGATACCACCACACCATGTTTTCGGAGATGTTCCCGCCTACCGTTGCGTTTCACCATGGCATGAAGGGAGTGTATGCCCCGCATCCTATCTTCCTCGACCGGGCCTGGTATCCTTTCAGTGAAATTGACGCTGCTTTCAACGCCGGTCGTGATCATTCAACATCTGGCCCTGGCAGTCCCTTTGATCAGCTCAATGAACACAACCACAAGGGCACGAGTTGGTATTTTAACAGTGAATTTGCCGGTCTCTTGTGGCGCAGGTGGTTGGGCTATGCTCAGCTTGATGGTCGTGGCAAGCACGGTGGTCGTGCTAACGAAGGACATGAGCGAGGTGGCAAGACAGAGGAGATGAAGGACAGCAGCAGCGGCCGGTTATGTCTGCGTGGTATGCTGGTGCACCCCATCAAGTTCGAGCATCCTTCAGAGAAGCCTTAA
- a CDS encoding hypothetical protein (TransMembrane:4 (i208-227o239-261i282-302o322-343i)~BUSCO:33472at5125), with the protein MSTHRYNSWLKTKKKGELETLAESVGLSGLDGFKKDDLGVALDSYLTENSSRFIANPDLAGYFNTRSKAQGSPIKKEVFREDSFKVVRRRPSKPVEEESLEDSSDRSDVASSPLATSTALVETPGRTLAQVASSITLPALPATPADVALAVDRSTSIVRQRVSSMYEESGITEVSHATRDTLSTVTSILFCVAGWELWNVRREILSNVYAFTIPAISTLGTPDYPVYVPDMFLLLTSSFWSPALTWILTSVVIPSFVGYFFNLSATSPPPSRVRPRPSYADYVVDPLTFSIVKALVSFVVYGQGVNFGGLLSDLSILRLENAVYGGYKGILTGTAITGLVSIYDAVLKK; encoded by the exons ATGTCTACTCATAGATACAACTCATGGttaaagaccaagaagaagggtgaACTAGAGACCCTCGCCGAGTCTGTAGGACTGTCAGG CCTCGACGGTTTCAAAAAGGACGACCTAGGTGTAGCTCTTGACAGCTATCTTACAGAGAACTCGTCCCGCTTTATCGCCAATCCAGACCTCGCTGGCTACTTCAACACTCGTTCCAAGGCTCAAGGATCCccgatcaagaaggaagtcTTTCGCGAAGACAGCTTCAAGGTAGTTCGACGTAGGCCCTCGAAGCCTGTGGAAGAGGAATCACTTGAAGA TTCGAGTGACAGGAGTGACGTTGCTTCGTCTCCCCTAGCTACATCTACTGCGCTTGTCGAGACTCCTGGCCGTACACTGGCGCAAGTCGCGTCGAGCATTACGCTACCTGCGCTACCTGCGACTCCCGCCGATGTAGCTCTGGCTGTTGATCGCTCAACCAGCATCGTACGCCAGCGCGTCTCGTCAATGTACGAGGAAAGTGGTATCACTGAGGTCAGCCATGCGACACGCGACACGCTCAGCACTGTCACAAGCATTCTCTTCTGCGTCGCAGGCTGGGAGTTGTGGAATGTCCGTCGCGAGATTCTGAGCAATGTTTATGCCTTCACAATTCCCGCCATCAGCACTCTTGGCACGCCAGACTACCCTGTCTATGTTCCTGACATGTTCTTGCTTCTCACCTCCAGCTTCTGGTCCCCTGCCCTAACCTGGATTCTTACCAGCGTTGTCATTCCCTCTTTTGTTGGCTACTTTTTCAACCTCAGCGCCACAAGCCCCCCTCCGTCGCGAGTTCGCCCTCGTCCGAGCTACGCCGACTACGTCGTGGACCCCTTGACTTTCAGTATTGTCAAGGCACTCGTTTCATTTGTTGTTTATGGCCAGGGCGTCAACTTTGGCGGTCTCCTGAGCGACCTTTCAATACTGCGCCTTGAGAACGCTGTTTATGGTGGCTACAAGGGCATCTTGACCGGAACTGCCATTACTGGCTTAGTGAGCATCTACGATGCCGTTCTGAAGAAGTGA